One window of Anaerolineales bacterium genomic DNA carries:
- a CDS encoding GNAT family N-acetyltransferase translates to MKTEVNILLASANDAPAVAKLNLLFNEVDESPEAIAARISDPNCVETAILAKIANKVVGFALVHVVPSVLYSTPHAELTELYVMEEYRQRGIASGLIAFAEQIAVQKGARSILVQTGDDNLSALALYKKLGYEEYDLVLRKRIA, encoded by the coding sequence ATGAAAACAGAAGTAAACATCCTTCTTGCTTCTGCGAACGATGCTCCCGCCGTCGCAAAATTGAATCTGCTCTTTAATGAAGTGGACGAATCTCCCGAAGCCATCGCCGCCCGCATAAGCGACCCAAACTGTGTGGAGACGGCCATCCTTGCAAAAATAGCGAATAAAGTTGTTGGTTTCGCCCTTGTGCATGTGGTGCCAAGTGTTTTATATTCCACTCCCCACGCTGAGTTGACCGAGTTATACGTAATGGAAGAATATCGTCAGCGCGGCATTGCAAGCGGACTTATTGCCTTCGCCGAGCAAATCGCAGTCCAAAAAGGCGCACGGAGTATTCTCGTGCAAACCGGTGACGATAATCTGTCTGCTCTGGCGCTATATAAAAAACTTGGCTATGAAGAGTATGATCTGGTGTTGAGGAAAAGAATTGCCTAG
- the metH gene encoding methionine synthase, with protein sequence MTQRKYTNRRYLDALEKKVLVFDGAMGTSLQLQNLTAEHFGGEQYNGCNDYLVISYPEAVEKVHRSFLEVGVDVLETDTFRSNRITMQEYGLQDRVIELNETAASLARRLADEYAVRTTQPRFVAGSIGPSGKLPSTNDPELSNVSFDELVDTFREQAVGLIRGGVDVLLIETSQDILEVKATIIGLHKAMDETQVYLPIQAQVTLDTTGRMLLGTDINASLAILEGMGIDAIGLNCSTGPEHMREPIRILGENSTLPVSCIPNAGLPLNVDGQAVYPLEPEPFANDLYEFVTKHNISIVGGCCGTTPEHLKQLIQKLDAHPHPKRPDQSTPQLASAMSAIAMRQDPPPTLLGERLNAQGSRKFKRLLLEEDYDSILEIAREQVDFGAHALDISCAVTERPDEAELMRKVVKKLEMGVDVPLVIDSTELDVLEIALKTAPGRCLINSTHLESGRDKADKIFKLAKDHNAAVIVLTIDENGMAKTREKKLEVAKRIYDIAVNDHGLKPADLVYDALTFTLATGDEEFVNSAIETIEGIRLIKQELPGVMASLGVSNLSFGFAPHARPPLNSVMLYHCVQAGMDMAIINPAHVTAYADIPAEEKELCEDLLFNRRKDALQRYIEYYEKVTPTSEATLTDPTEGMTPEQRLHWKIVHRKKDGVEADIDEIITREISEVSKTSEVLRTKHEVAVHTLNNVLLPAMKEVGDKFGAGELILPFVLQSAEVMKKTVAHLENYLEKMEGVTKGTVVIATVYGDVHDIGKNLVKTILANNGYTVIDLGKQVPAETIITKAVEVNATAIGLSALLVSTSKQMPLIVNELHRRGHKVPVLIGGAAINRRFGRRILQTESGDFYEPGVFYCKDAFEGLETMDILINDEKRPELLAKTVKEAEMELGRANAKPANVPTLQRSNIQPAPLTLPPSKFGMRVVKNMPLEIVFTHLNINELYRLSWGAKNTHGAEWDKLKTEFDARLLRMKKEALREKWLNPQGVYGLFPAQSEGDDLIVYNPENLDQVLTRLSFPRQPYDEHLCLADYYASVESGQMDVVAFQVVTVGQEATERFERLQSANNYTEAYFTHGLGVQTAEATANYLHEHLRREMGIPENQGKRYSWGYPAIPELEDHQKIFELLPAVTQELGMTLSPSYQLIPEQSTAAIIVHHKVAKYYSVGESRVEQLMK encoded by the coding sequence ATGACCCAACGCAAATACACTAACCGCCGTTACCTCGACGCCCTCGAAAAGAAAGTCCTTGTCTTCGATGGCGCAATGGGAACGAGTCTGCAACTGCAAAACCTCACTGCCGAACACTTCGGCGGCGAGCAATACAACGGCTGCAACGACTACCTCGTCATCTCGTATCCCGAAGCCGTGGAAAAAGTCCATCGCTCGTTCCTTGAGGTCGGCGTGGATGTCCTCGAAACGGACACCTTCCGTTCCAATCGCATCACGATGCAGGAATACGGATTGCAGGATCGAGTTATCGAACTCAATGAAACAGCGGCATCTCTGGCAAGACGATTAGCCGATGAATACGCAGTACGCACGACCCAACCGAGATTCGTCGCGGGTTCCATCGGACCCTCAGGCAAACTTCCCTCCACCAACGACCCCGAGCTATCCAACGTCAGCTTCGATGAACTCGTGGATACGTTCCGCGAGCAGGCTGTCGGTCTGATTCGAGGCGGCGTAGATGTCCTCCTCATCGAAACCTCGCAGGACATTCTCGAAGTCAAAGCCACCATCATCGGTCTGCACAAAGCCATGGACGAGACTCAGGTCTATTTGCCGATCCAGGCTCAGGTCACGCTTGATACGACAGGTCGCATGTTGCTTGGCACCGACATCAACGCCTCGCTCGCCATCCTCGAAGGCATGGGCATCGATGCCATCGGTCTCAATTGTTCCACCGGACCCGAACACATGCGCGAGCCCATCCGCATCCTCGGCGAAAATTCCACACTGCCTGTGTCCTGTATTCCAAATGCAGGACTTCCTCTCAACGTCGACGGTCAAGCCGTATATCCGCTCGAGCCCGAACCATTTGCGAACGACCTCTACGAATTTGTGACCAAACATAATATTTCAATTGTTGGTGGATGTTGTGGCACGACGCCTGAACACCTTAAACAGCTGATTCAAAAACTGGATGCGCATCCACATCCCAAGCGACCGGATCAATCTACGCCTCAGCTTGCCTCTGCCATGTCAGCCATCGCCATGCGACAGGACCCACCTCCCACCCTGCTCGGCGAGCGACTCAACGCCCAGGGTTCGCGCAAGTTCAAGCGGCTCCTGCTCGAGGAGGATTATGACTCGATCCTCGAAATTGCCCGCGAACAAGTGGACTTCGGCGCGCACGCCCTCGACATCTCTTGTGCCGTCACCGAACGCCCCGACGAAGCCGAACTCATGCGCAAGGTTGTCAAGAAACTCGAGATGGGCGTGGACGTTCCGTTGGTGATCGACTCAACCGAACTCGACGTTCTCGAAATCGCACTCAAGACCGCGCCTGGACGATGTTTAATTAACTCAACACATCTCGAGTCAGGTCGCGATAAAGCCGATAAGATCTTCAAACTCGCCAAAGACCACAACGCTGCAGTCATCGTGTTGACCATTGACGAGAACGGCATGGCAAAGACCCGTGAGAAAAAACTGGAAGTCGCCAAACGCATCTACGACATCGCCGTCAACGACCATGGACTCAAGCCCGCAGATTTGGTCTACGATGCTCTCACCTTCACCCTCGCCACTGGCGACGAAGAATTCGTCAACTCCGCCATCGAAACCATCGAAGGCATTCGTCTCATCAAACAAGAATTGCCTGGTGTAATGGCATCGCTCGGCGTGAGCAATCTCTCGTTTGGTTTCGCGCCGCATGCTCGTCCGCCTTTGAACTCGGTCATGCTCTATCACTGCGTCCAGGCTGGCATGGACATGGCGATCATCAATCCCGCCCACGTCACCGCCTACGCCGACATCCCTGCCGAAGAAAAGGAACTTTGCGAAGACCTGCTCTTCAACCGCCGCAAGGATGCCCTGCAACGATACATCGAATACTACGAAAAGGTCACGCCCACATCCGAAGCGACTCTCACCGATCCCACCGAAGGCATGACCCCTGAACAGCGCCTGCACTGGAAGATCGTCCATCGCAAGAAAGACGGCGTCGAAGCGGATATTGATGAGATCATTACCAGAGAGATCTCCGAGGTCTCCAAGACCTCGGAGGTCTTACGAACGAAACACGAAGTAGCCGTCCACACCCTCAACAACGTCCTGCTCCCCGCCATGAAAGAAGTCGGCGACAAATTCGGTGCGGGCGAGTTGATCCTGCCGTTCGTTCTGCAATCCGCGGAAGTGATGAAGAAGACCGTCGCCCATCTTGAAAATTATTTGGAGAAGATGGAAGGCGTCACCAAAGGCACAGTCGTCATCGCCACGGTCTACGGTGATGTGCACGACATCGGCAAGAACCTCGTCAAAACGATTCTCGCCAACAACGGCTACACCGTCATTGACCTCGGCAAGCAAGTCCCAGCAGAGACGATCATTACCAAAGCTGTGGAAGTCAATGCTACCGCTATCGGGCTCTCGGCATTATTGGTTTCTACATCAAAACAAATGCCGCTCATTGTCAACGAACTGCACCGCCGTGGACACAAAGTCCCCGTACTCATCGGCGGCGCGGCGATCAACCGTCGCTTTGGGCGTCGCATCCTCCAAACCGAAAGCGGAGATTTCTACGAGCCCGGCGTCTTCTACTGCAAGGACGCCTTCGAAGGTCTTGAAACGATGGACATCCTCATCAACGACGAGAAACGTCCCGAACTTCTCGCCAAAACGGTCAAGGAAGCTGAGATGGAACTCGGGCGCGCTAACGCCAAACCTGCCAACGTGCCAACCTTACAACGTTCAAACATTCAGCCCGCTCCTCTCACCCTGCCTCCCTCCAAATTCGGCATGCGCGTGGTCAAGAACATGCCGCTGGAGATCGTCTTCACGCATCTTAATATCAACGAACTGTATCGCCTCTCGTGGGGCGCCAAGAACACCCACGGTGCGGAGTGGGACAAGCTAAAGACTGAATTCGACGCGCGCCTGCTCCGGATGAAGAAAGAGGCGTTGCGCGAGAAGTGGCTCAATCCCCAGGGCGTGTACGGACTCTTTCCCGCCCAGTCGGAGGGCGACGATCTGATCGTCTACAACCCAGAAAATCTCGACCAGGTGTTGACGCGACTCTCCTTTCCGCGCCAGCCGTATGACGAACATCTCTGCCTTGCGGATTACTATGCCTCCGTCGAATCCGGTCAAATGGACGTGGTCGCCTTCCAGGTAGTCACTGTCGGGCAGGAGGCAACCGAACGCTTCGAACGACTGCAATCTGCCAACAACTACACCGAAGCCTACTTCACGCATGGACTGGGCGTCCAGACTGCCGAAGCGACCGCGAATTACCTGCACGAGCATCTGCGCCGCGAGATGGGCATCCCTGAGAATCAAGGCAAACGCTACTCGTGGGGCTACCCCGCCATCCCTGAGTTGGAGGATCATCAGAAGATCTTCGAACTGCTGCCCGCGGTCACACAGGAATTGGGCATGACCCTCAGCCCGTCATATCAGCTGATCCCCGAACAATCCACCGCGGCGATTATTGTCCATCACAAGGTCGCGAAATATTACTCGGTCGGTGAATCAAGAGTCGAGCAGTTGATGAAATGA
- a CDS encoding DUF2029 domain-containing protein: MSKYFKTAMNAWYAVTFLVAASLAVIYLRNGMMGLDLFIQEWPLSNLAVTLASTAASWLLIGALVYLLANEKINKSNLWLTAGFFLVMFVYLGILRERFRYGDYHYYLEAANALANGQPLPDTYLYLPLWATLLRFLVPIGDQGFMIVLWVVNIIALSAFYFLLIKILQHYNFSQHLSIFITVIFILVNTPLMRTLGFIQVNLLTMDLIFLSLLAYPKNTLLSALTLALAIHLKTSPAVIVLAFLLEFNWRWLAWFMLSFLVIGLIPAAINGFDPYFQYVNNAVLLTQIPDTNFHDTSFDSFLRFLNPFFGIQIETTRIMALVAKIILLIATLYSMARNIRERSFSQENRLLNAAPALFIFMTLGSPIVWDHHGLFVTLPFLLLLKRIHSPAQWIWLFGAYFFEFIQPSFDFFPWSYGRLLAPMIVLWLVFATRKENEPSPFITSANQWLAKLAG, encoded by the coding sequence ATGAGCAAATATTTCAAAACCGCGATGAATGCCTGGTATGCTGTTACCTTCCTTGTTGCCGCCAGCCTCGCCGTCATCTACCTTCGCAATGGCATGATGGGGCTGGATCTCTTCATTCAGGAATGGCCGCTTTCGAACCTCGCGGTGACATTGGCATCCACGGCCGCCTCGTGGCTGCTGATCGGCGCATTGGTATATTTGCTCGCAAATGAGAAGATTAACAAATCCAACCTCTGGCTGACTGCTGGATTCTTTCTTGTGATGTTCGTTTATCTGGGAATCCTGCGCGAACGTTTCCGCTACGGCGACTACCACTACTACCTCGAAGCTGCAAACGCCCTCGCGAACGGACAGCCCCTGCCCGATACATATCTTTACCTTCCCCTTTGGGCAACCCTGCTTCGATTTCTCGTCCCCATAGGTGATCAGGGATTCATGATCGTCCTCTGGGTCGTCAATATCATCGCACTTTCCGCTTTTTACTTTCTACTCATCAAAATCCTCCAACACTACAACTTCTCCCAACACCTCTCCATCTTCATCACCGTCATCTTCATCCTCGTCAACACCCCGCTCATGCGGACGCTCGGCTTCATTCAAGTGAACCTATTGACGATGGATTTGATTTTTCTTAGCCTTCTTGCTTACCCCAAAAACACCCTCCTCTCCGCGCTTACGCTCGCGCTTGCGATTCATCTCAAGACCTCCCCTGCGGTCATTGTGCTGGCATTCCTGCTCGAATTCAACTGGCGCTGGCTGGCTTGGTTCATGCTCAGTTTTCTTGTCATCGGTCTAATCCCTGCAGCGATTAACGGTTTTGACCCATACTTCCAATACGTCAATAATGCCGTCCTCCTCACACAGATTCCAGACACGAACTTCCACGACACATCCTTCGATTCCTTCCTGCGTTTTCTCAATCCTTTCTTCGGGATTCAGATTGAAACCACCCGCATCATGGCGCTCGTGGCAAAAATCATCCTGCTGATTGCCACGCTTTACTCCATGGCACGGAACATCCGCGAACGATCCTTCTCCCAAGAGAATCGTCTCCTCAATGCCGCGCCGGCATTGTTCATCTTCATGACCCTTGGCTCGCCCATCGTCTGGGATCATCACGGATTATTCGTCACGCTTCCCTTCCTGCTCCTGCTTAAACGCATCCATTCCCCCGCGCAATGGATTTGGTTATTCGGCGCCTACTTCTTTGAATTCATCCAGCCGTCCTTTGATTTCTTCCCATGGTCATACGGGCGCCTGCTCGCGCCGATGATCGTCCTCTGGCTGGTGTTTGCCACGCGCAAGGAAAACGAGCCGTCTCCCTTCATCACATCCGCAAACCAGTGGCTTGCAAAACTTGCGGGCTGA
- a CDS encoding nuclear transport factor 2 family protein, whose protein sequence is MSVNNRVLIQELIAKFANSFDLKDWSGLQSCFTESIYTDYSDLRGMPSQTVSAADYVKSRRESLDHLKLHHLVSNYEIDFPNSGDATCRASMMVWRRSETEEFASHCFYIFQLLQQNGEWKISGITQKVYWNDGKSSIHSGAK, encoded by the coding sequence ATGTCGGTCAATAATAGAGTGTTAATTCAAGAATTGATAGCCAAATTCGCGAACAGCTTCGACCTGAAAGATTGGTCTGGATTGCAATCCTGCTTCACCGAATCCATTTATACGGATTATTCCGACCTGCGCGGAATGCCATCGCAAACCGTTTCCGCTGCGGATTATGTCAAATCGCGCCGCGAGTCGCTCGATCATTTGAAACTGCATCACTTGGTCAGCAACTACGAAATTGACTTCCCCAATTCCGGCGACGCGACCTGCCGCGCATCCATGATGGTGTGGCGCAGGTCTGAGACGGAAGAATTCGCTTCGCATTGCTTCTATATCTTCCAGCTTCTGCAACAGAATGGTGAGTGGAAGATCAGCGGCATCACGCAAAAAGTTTATTGGAATGACGGCAAATCATCCATTCATTCCGGCGCGAAATGA
- a CDS encoding bifunctional homocysteine S-methyltransferase/methylenetetrahydrofolate reductase has product MNLLETLTKKTILADGAMGTMLHARGIGFDKCFDELNLTNPAAVAEIHREYIEAGAELIITNTFGANRYKLTKHGLQEDVAGINRAGVELAKRVVAASFKDVLIAGDIGPLGVRIAPYGRVKLEEAREAFAEQVKALAESGADLIIIETMSDLYEIKEAITAAKENSTLPIIASVTFTRDDRTLLGDDPAKVAHRLVAAGADVIGVNCSGGPSQLLRILKQMRQAEPNAKFWVKPNAGWPEQVSGRIMYPADAEYFGDYALLFREAGANIVGGCCGTTPQHIAAMKKSLDASPSIILTEISTQPEDEIFAEPAEQPTHLAQRLSENKFTICVEMDPPRGLSTHKLLAGASLLHDSGADIINVADSPLARMRMSAWAVCDVVQRTLGVETTLHFPTRGRNLLRVQGDLLAAHAIGLRNVFVVMGDPTSIGDYPEAMDNYDLVPSGLIKLIKQGFNMGVDHSGTSIGQPTNFFVGAALNLCPQDVDTEVKNLHRKVKAGTDFFLTQPIYDPNDGPKLLEAYEAKHGKLHQPILAGILPLVSAKHANFLHNEVPGIFIPDESRARIESAKDNSAKVGAELAVELIQKIKPWAGGIYMMPQFHRYDQASEIIVAVKE; this is encoded by the coding sequence ATGAACCTGCTTGAAACTCTTACAAAAAAAACAATTCTTGCCGATGGCGCGATGGGGACCATGCTCCACGCGCGCGGTATCGGATTCGACAAATGCTTCGACGAGTTGAATCTGACCAATCCTGCCGCAGTCGCCGAGATTCACCGCGAATATATCGAGGCTGGCGCGGAACTCATTATCACAAACACCTTTGGCGCGAACCGATATAAGTTGACCAAGCACGGATTGCAGGAGGATGTCGCCGGGATCAACCGCGCAGGAGTGGAACTGGCGAAGCGAGTCGTCGCCGCATCGTTCAAGGATGTGTTGATTGCAGGGGACATCGGTCCGCTTGGGGTGAGGATCGCCCCGTATGGACGAGTCAAGCTCGAGGAGGCGCGTGAGGCGTTCGCAGAACAGGTCAAAGCCTTGGCGGAATCCGGCGCGGACTTGATCATCATCGAAACCATGTCCGACTTGTACGAGATCAAGGAAGCGATCACTGCCGCGAAGGAAAATTCAACCCTGCCCATCATTGCGTCTGTGACGTTCACCCGCGACGACCGAACCTTATTGGGCGATGACCCGGCAAAGGTCGCGCATCGTCTCGTTGCGGCTGGCGCGGACGTGATCGGTGTCAATTGCTCGGGCGGACCTTCGCAATTACTGCGCATTCTCAAACAAATGCGGCAGGCGGAACCGAATGCGAAGTTTTGGGTCAAGCCGAACGCAGGCTGGCCCGAACAGGTCAGCGGGCGGATCATGTATCCAGCCGATGCGGAATATTTCGGCGATTACGCTTTGTTGTTTCGCGAAGCCGGTGCAAACATCGTGGGCGGTTGCTGCGGCACGACTCCCCAGCATATTGCCGCGATGAAGAAATCACTCGATGCTTCGCCTTCGATTATCCTGACGGAAATTTCCACACAACCCGAAGACGAGATCTTCGCCGAACCCGCCGAACAACCGACCCATCTCGCGCAACGGCTTTCGGAAAACAAATTCACCATCTGCGTGGAAATGGACCCGCCGCGCGGGCTTTCCACCCATAAACTTTTGGCAGGCGCGTCATTGCTTCACGACTCCGGCGCAGATATTATCAATGTTGCCGACAGCCCTTTGGCGCGAATGCGCATGTCTGCCTGGGCGGTGTGTGATGTTGTGCAAAGAACGTTGGGCGTTGAAACAACCCTGCACTTCCCCACACGCGGTCGGAATCTTCTGCGCGTGCAAGGCGACCTGCTTGCGGCTCATGCTATTGGTCTGCGGAATGTTTTCGTCGTCATGGGTGACCCAACTTCCATTGGCGATTATCCCGAGGCGATGGATAATTACGACCTCGTCCCATCCGGTCTTATCAAACTCATCAAGCAGGGATTCAACATGGGCGTCGATCATTCCGGCACGAGCATCGGTCAACCCACGAACTTTTTCGTTGGCGCCGCGCTTAACCTCTGCCCTCAGGATGTCGACACCGAGGTCAAGAATCTCCACCGCAAAGTCAAAGCCGGAACCGATTTCTTCCTGACGCAACCCATCTACGACCCGAACGACGGACCCAAACTTCTCGAAGCCTATGAGGCGAAGCATGGAAAACTTCATCAGCCCATCCTCGCAGGCATCCTGCCGCTTGTCAGCGCAAAGCATGCCAACTTCCTGCATAACGAAGTCCCCGGCATTTTCATCCCTGACGAATCGCGCGCGCGCATCGAGTCGGCAAAAGACAACTCGGCGAAGGTCGGCGCGGAACTGGCCGTCGAGTTGATTCAAAAGATCAAACCCTGGGCGGGCGGCATTTACATGATGCCCCAATTCCATCGTTACGACCAGGCATCCGAGATCATCGTGGCGGTGAAGGAATAA
- a CDS encoding phospholipid carrier-dependent glycosyltransferase, producing MTFFKRPIFVLLTISLLSGIFILRGYGQSWDEPDIYRYGDYTLEVYRYFWHPKDMPNFDTNLDFYGPAFFMIAAILSRGLTALIPSWSDVDAWHLVYFATFLIGVYTLYLLAKRWMSEWASFGVAILFLTQPLLWGHAFINPKDTPFMVFFMASIYLGLRMTDATPRSSGKLIWLILAGILLGMTISFRVLGPLAGIIALTNAAIKDWKNALTICVPYLLIAGTTAYLTWPFLWGAPIPNYLESLSLMSKFPFDAMVLFNGTLLPPDRTPRFYFPVMFALQLTESLLLLFGFGFTLLVLSFRKKEVLEPITIFAGWFLLPASAIVLLRSNLYDNARQLYFLFPPMFLAAGFAIDWVFNRVTRPIHRSIFLLFTVLPGLIAFVRLHPYEYVYYNSLIGGVDGAVRRFETDYWGISFKEAMGYVNSVAPEGARILILAGPNDIASSYARPDMEVVTEETDYSEEKLYDYVLILTRKNVNEGRCKKSETVHTVGRGEAVFTFIKKLGPEGRCK from the coding sequence ATGACCTTTTTCAAGCGCCCCATTTTCGTTCTTCTAACGATCAGTTTGCTCTCAGGGATTTTCATCCTCCGAGGATACGGCCAGAGCTGGGACGAGCCGGATATTTACCGCTACGGCGATTACACACTCGAGGTCTATCGATATTTCTGGCATCCGAAAGACATGCCGAACTTCGACACGAATCTCGATTTTTATGGTCCAGCCTTTTTTATGATCGCAGCAATCTTATCGCGCGGGCTCACGGCTCTGATCCCTTCATGGTCGGATGTTGACGCCTGGCATCTCGTTTACTTTGCAACCTTCCTCATTGGTGTTTACACCCTCTACCTTTTGGCAAAACGCTGGATGAGCGAATGGGCATCGTTCGGGGTCGCGATTTTGTTTTTGACCCAGCCATTGCTATGGGGACACGCCTTCATCAACCCGAAGGATACGCCTTTCATGGTTTTCTTCATGGCAAGCATATACCTCGGATTACGTATGACGGATGCCACGCCTCGTTCTTCGGGTAAACTGATCTGGCTCATTCTTGCCGGGATTCTTCTGGGAATGACGATTTCATTTCGGGTGCTGGGTCCGCTTGCTGGAATTATCGCGCTGACAAACGCGGCGATCAAGGATTGGAAAAACGCGCTTACGATTTGCGTTCCCTATCTGTTGATCGCGGGCACGACTGCGTATCTCACCTGGCCCTTTCTATGGGGAGCGCCCATCCCGAATTATCTCGAGAGTCTCAGCTTGATGTCGAAATTCCCTTTCGATGCGATGGTTCTATTCAACGGGACGCTCCTACCCCCGGACCGCACCCCGCGATTTTATTTCCCTGTGATGTTCGCGCTTCAACTGACCGAATCCCTGCTTCTGCTCTTTGGGTTTGGTTTTACGCTTTTGGTTTTGTCTTTTCGGAAAAAGGAAGTCCTCGAACCGATAACGATCTTCGCCGGGTGGTTTCTTCTGCCTGCATCCGCGATCGTTTTATTGAGAAGTAATCTATACGACAACGCCCGACAGTTGTATTTTCTCTTCCCTCCCATGTTTCTCGCGGCTGGATTCGCAATCGATTGGGTATTCAACCGCGTTACCCGTCCCATACATCGAAGTATTTTCCTGTTGTTTACCGTCCTGCCGGGACTGATCGCCTTCGTTAGGCTCCATCCTTATGAATACGTATATTACAACTCCCTGATCGGCGGCGTGGACGGCGCGGTCCGCCGCTTCGAGACGGATTATTGGGGAATATCTTTTAAAGAGGCGATGGGATACGTCAACTCGGTCGCACCGGAGGGAGCGCGCATCCTCATCCTTGCCGGTCCCAATGACATTGCCAGCAGTTACGCCCGCCCAGATATGGAAGTTGTCACCGAAGAGACGGATTACTCGGAGGAGAAACTTTATGACTACGTCTTGATCCTGACGCGGAAAAACGTCAACGAAGGGCGCTGCAAAAAATCGGAAACCGTTCATACGGTCGGTCGAGGCGAAGCGGTATTCACGTTCATCAAAAAACTGGGTCCGGAAGGGCGCTGTAAATAA